cacatggagcgcgataatgcacagccgcgcTAAAAAAGAAACGAATAATTtaaccagtttaaccgccatcactttgaattatttattaaatgtagatcttaatgagagctctgtagtctcaccaataattcaccaagaacgttcaaacattttcatggcatttaattcgtaaaacgactttgattcccgagCTGGTTCTGAACAAGGCTATCTATCACTGCAACCGGAAAAACTTTTACACAGCGAGGGCcattccggaagccaaaaacccggaagtgtgaaaaaggtctatagGCTTTATCTTAGTAGACTGAGGAGCATTAGCCAGTTCTTGCTTCAAGGTGTAATTTCACTCTTCAATCAATCCCTGCTATCATTTTCAAGTGCGTTCCACTTTgtgaagtttatatggacagattTTGAATGAGGGAGCAAGTCTACTTCTTTTTTAAAagattattttgttaatttcaaTATTGCCTCAACATCAGCGATGTCGAATCAATCACAGTGTAATGTTGATTCAACAGTATTACCGTTGATTATTTGTTCTGCATTGTTTCAACATTAAACGTGATACTGAACCAGCATCACTTCATAATGTTGATTcaatgattctttttttttttttttttggaaatctCAACATTGTTTCAACAGTAACCGAGGGTGCAAAATCAATGTTGAATCAATAATATTTCCATTGATTTGAGGTCGAAATCTCAACATTAGCTGAGGGTACAAGAATGATACTGAGGCAACATCACTTTCTAATGTTAATTTGATGCAATTGGCGTTGTAAGACTTGGTTTTCCTGCTAAGACAAAAGCTGAAATCAAACCATAAAGCTCATCAGGAGAGAACATCTCAAAAAAACAGCATAAGACACCGCCTTGCCCAAACTCTCCTCACTCATCTATACAAACACTTTCCCCCAGACTTCAGTCACTGAAAGCTCTCTAAGAAAGACTTTACACTGTGTATGATGTATTATGTGAATCTATTGTTTTTCACTtctcatgtttggtatcattttaaagggttagtttacccaaaaatgagatttctgtcatcctcatgtcgttgcacgccgtaagaccttcattcatcttcagaacatcaTGCTCCGACTGTCAGACTAACAGTAGCATGTGGCGACGGACACACCCGTGCGTCATCTAAAACAGGGGTTTACGAGCTGTGGGGCGCGAGCACCTGATCTTTAGTCTTCCACGAGAGGGGCAATTTGACTATTCTGCCAGCTAATTGTTGGCTATGTTACAGCAGGTTTGATGCAACTGAATTTGAGCAAAAACAGGAGTGAAATTTGATAAACGTAGGGGTGCGTGTGTACAAAAGATTGAAAACctttttattatctttttagtgtgtgtgtgtgtgtggttataaaaataaatcaacagTGAACAACAgtctttaaaatgacttaaaacaATGAGGCcgtaataaatgttttaatgaaagtaattattttatgttttttttaacaatgtaaaaatacataatataatacacTATGTAATCAATCAACATGCGTACATTATGTCAAAAgcctgcagagggcgccagCGGCTAGATGATGGTGGTTGTTACACTTCTTGCTATTGTTTTTACAACAGATCAAATCCTTTTTTTAATATTGGCCaaacaacatttaattcaaatgtCCACTTATTCTTTAATATTTGGACACTTCTTTATGATATTAATGCTGCatcactgtaatttcttcaacaagaacATGTTATCAAAACATGCAGAGTCAGAGCGAgagtttaaacttttattttgaaagcgCGGTGAACATTTATAAACATGTATTCTTCTGTGTTAGCATAGGTTTATATATGATAGCACTATGTTATGCTATAAATTAAGCCTTAGAAAATGGTCTAattatgattttactttttatttaatattttggtgaAATTGAGCACTCACAATTAATCGAGGAATCATGAAATCTGGCTACAAATATCATTACCATGGTTCAAAACCCAATGCATAGCACATTAAAATATTGACATATAGCTATATAAAATTgcattagtatcaaatcagaTGCGTTGATGGTGGTCAAATCATTAACTTTGTTAAAGACGTTTAATTAATCTCACCCATTAACTACAATAGTCAAAAATATAAAGTTCCACATGTTTGTGAACATACCTGAAAATGATGCACgtggtttatttatatatttaatatgcgtATAGGGAGCGGCAGTACTGATGTTTAATGTACCTGGAAGACTTTAATAAGCTTGTGTAGCCATTAACACTATCTTGCAGACTATACGAACTAACAATACTTTTACAATGTTGGCTACATTTCTACTAATAAGCTATTAAGATAATGTAGCATCATTAAGGTCTAACATGAGCAATAGACAAAAGGTTGTTTTTACCCACACTCTCTGACCTCCTGAAGGTGGTTGTGTAATTCACACCCTGACTAAGACACATTGGGGGAAGCATTTCAGTAACCCTGtgaatgaatataaaaatgcagaatcAAATCGCATTAATTGAATCACACTGAATTTGAACCTAATTGCAAGGTTAAAAGGAAAAGCACAATGAAATGCTCATGTATGGTGTGCTTTATCCTAACATTGTATGAAGTAAATGTCTTCATTCAGTCAGGGACGACAAGGAGAACCTGAACTAAAGCTGCGTTCACACCACCatgtatttaccggaatcttgaaatgacaacacgtgacgttatattcggagctgttcacgtccttttggtccttggactgggaattatgcgtttccatggcaccactatcaacgcctaataaatcaatctacagcggtcatgtggtacagcggccacgtggtacatctgggagctttcagaaaactcccagcttacaagctgtaattacgagctctacgaggacgtgaacgctttttacaagctagaatcttgtaactacaggaattacgaggccgcgtgaacgcacttTAAATTTCTCAACTCCAGTGATTGTCCGGGAAACTCATGAATATTCATGTCCGCTCCGCCCACTGAAACCGGAAACACCGTCACACCGGACcgttttttaatcattcaaattttgCTGTGTGATTAATAACACGTTTTAATGTGGAGTGACAAACTCAGAACACATATTGAATATGTCACTTAAGTTATTGTCATGTCCCTGGGCTGATGTCTATTTGTTCCCCTGTCTGTCGcgtgttgttgttgtcgtctgTAGCACATGTGTGCGTTATCATTGTGGCGTCTTCCCCGCCCcacaagctctcgactatatatacatcgcaaaaacaaagttcacacagctaatataaccctcaaatgaatctttacaagatgttcgtcatgcatgctgtatgcatgcttcgaattatgtgagtaaagtatttatttagatggttacgtttgattctgtgtgagtttgaggctatgctctgtggctaaagctaacattacacactgttggagagatttataaagaatgaagttgtgtttatgaattatacatcgtgtttaaaaatgaaatgaaaatagcaacgactctgtctccgtgaatacagtaagaaacgatggtaactttaaccacatttaacagtatattagcaacatgctaatgaaacatttagaaagacaatttacaaatatcacaaaaaatatcatgctatcatggatcatgtcagttattattgctccatctgccatttttcgatgttgttcttgcttgcttaccttgtctgtgcacagatccagccgttaatactgcctttccttgtctaatgcgtcgaatgggctggcattatgcaaatattggggtcatatatattaatgatcccgactgttacgtaacagtcggtgttatgttgagatccgagtgttttctggaagtcttttaaacaattgaGATTTACATAGGAAGGAGGAAGcgatggggtttgaaactcaatgtatgtcttttccatgtactgaactcttgttattcaactatgccgaggtaaattcaaattctgattctagggcacctttaaaggaagAAAAATCATAACCTAGTTTCCCTCAGAAACCGTTTGTACAATTTTCATGCATGTTCAAATTCATTCTGCACAGTTAAGGCAAAAGCCCAGCAAAGAGAATCCGAGCTTCCTCCCAACGGATTCAAAGGCAGACTGGAAACTGGCCAAGATCTTCGTTCGAAATGCAGAGTTTGCCGTTCACGAGGTCGACTTTCACCTGCTGAGAACTCACCTGCTGGCAGAGGTGTTCACCGTGGCGACGTTACGCAATCTTCCGCCTCCACACCCTCTCTACAAGGTACTGAATCTGTCATGCATGAGTTGGTTTGATTTGTGAACTCTTAGCAAAACGGGTATGTTCCAGACATGCCATATCCACAGAGAGAGAATgataatgagttaattaatatacactatattgccaaatgtCAACTGTTAGTATTacaagtggaagcaattgggaacaaacttcatgtggccttcagattagctcaagaacagtgtgtaaagagcttcatggaatgggtttccatggccgagcagctgcatccaagcctcaCATCAAtacaaagcgtcggatgcagaggtgtaaagcacgccgtcACTGGACTCAGTGGAGACATGTTCTTTGGAGTGACCAATCACCAATCATTCTCTGTCTGGTtatccgatggacgagtctgggtttggcatttgccaggagaacggtacttgcctgacagcattgtgccaagtgtaaagtttggtggagggggattatggtgtggggttttcaggggttgggcttgaaccTTTAGTTGCAGTGAAAGGAACACTTAATGCTTTAGCATACCaatacattttggacaatttcatgctcccaactttgtgggaacagtttggggatggccccttcctgttccaacatgactgcgctcCAGTGCACAaatcaaggtccataaagacatggaggaGCAAGTTTGGTGTGGAACTTGACTGTCCTGCACCCaacagaacacctttgggatgaattagagcggagactgtgagccagaccttctcgccaacatcactgcctgacctcacaaatgtgcttctagaagaaaggtcaaaaattcccataaacacaatcctaaaccttgtggaaagccttcccagaagagttgaagctgttatagctgcaaagggtgggccaactccatattaaaccctacggattaagaatgggatgtcattaaagttcatgttaCTTGTATACTTTTTGACGGTAGGGAGTTTTTGCAGTTGTAGTCTGTGGTCACAGTTGTCTATTTTACCTCAGACTTGTTGCTCCCCTTCACTATTTGCCTTTTGGAGAGCGGGTCTGACTCATCTATAGCCTGTGAACAAAGCCTACACAGAACAttaaaattcattattcatatatttttatctTCAAataataatggcagtgaatgcaAATCTCTTACTTTTCCTTCTCTAGCTCCTCTTTCCCTATATCCGATACACGCTCCAGATCAACATCATGGCCCGGAATCGGCTGATATCCAAGGATGGGGTCATTTCCATGGTATGCAAATAGAGTTAAAGAGGCACTAGAGGTTCAAACTTCAATTATCATCcagtacacattttttttttttatccagcAAATTTCTCCTCACAATGGCGTTTGTGGTGCCAGATCTTTGTTTATAGCCCTTAAACTAACTTTATGTCATGTGTCTTTTCTCCATTAACTAGTATGCAGGAGTAGGCGGAGAGTCATTGGCAACGTTGCTGAAGCGTGCTACTGCCTCCCTGACCTATAGCGCCCTCTGTCTTCCTGATAACATCTCTGAGAGAGGCCTGGAGAATGTACCCCACTACTACTACAGAGATGATGGGATGAAACTGTGGAACATCATCAACAAGTATGACTACCGGTGAAGTTAATCTAGTGTTTTTTTAATAGGCTTTATGCTTTCTAATCTCCAactatgtgtatgtgtgtgttactTAAGACATCCAGTTTTTAGGGCTGAACTAATATGTCCTGGTGCACTTTCTGATTCATATTTCAACAAATACATTGTCAGTTATACAGGTTCATGAGTTTAATAGTCAGTAAGCACATGCTGTACTGTGTTGCAAGTCCCTTTGAATAAATTCCATCTTAAGAAATTAATgcaaagcaattaaaaaaaaaaagaaaaaaaaaaaaagaaaaaaggtaagCTATAAATATGTAAACCTGAAACATCTGACTGTGTTGCTTACAGGTTTGTTGCAGCTTTCTTGTCACACTACTATCAATGTGATGCACACATGCAGAAGGACACAGAGCTGCAGCAATGGATCAGTGAGATATTCACCAATGGCTTCCTGGGAAGAGATAGCTCAGGTGTGTTATTTacctttacatttattaatttggcagatgctttttttCCAAAGCGCCTTACAAGCGAGGAATACAACAAGTGATGAGATATACTCAAGAAGTGTTCATAATACAACTTCCAGCATAAGCTAGAATAGGCAGAGATTAAAGGAAATTAAATGGGCTAGACCAATGAGTATGCATTTCCAAAGGAACTGTTGTCATATCAGGACATTTAATCCAACAAAGGTTTCCTTGTCTTTTTTGTGATCATCTCAGTATTTGCACTGCATAGCATAGACATGTTTGAGGCACAACCTCTTTTGTAAACCCCACTGTCATTGTCTAGAACTGAACCAGGTCAACAGTCAAAAGTAGTTTGTAGTTTATGGCTCAACTCTCCATTTCAGTATGTGTGCGCACGCATGTATAAACATCCCAAATTGAGTTCCTCACAGAAACCGCCTTTCATTCTACTTCACAGGAATACCATCATCTCTTCAGACTGTGACAGAGCTCGTCAAGTTTGTCACCATCGTGATCTTCACTGCGTCAGCCCAACATGCTGCTCTAAACAATGGACAGGTGAGTTAGTACAAGTCAGTTCACTTCCAGTCAGACAGAgccattaaagctgcagtccctGATCCTAATCCCATACGCCTTTTCTCAAATCCAGCGTATTGCTCCATACATTCCTCTAGCTGTCCATTCAGTGTCCGAGCTCAAAAAACCCTCTGTTATCCTGGCTCCTTGAATGAGTAACAAACAGGAGCATGAAGGGGAGGGGTTTCAGTTGATTGGCTATTGAGCTCAACAGATTTGTGGACTTTTAACTCTTGTCTGTTATTTACATTACCTCAAGATACTTCAAGCCCCTGGAGCAGGTATTCCACAACGCCAAGAAAAAACTGTCCATATCCACTTTTCATGGCCTAAGTGATGTTAATTATGTGTTCTTATTATTCTTTGTGAATATTTGGCTTACATGTCTTACAATTTTAAACAATGCTTACAATGCTTACAATTTTTCACCACTTCGTTTCCCCCCCAGTTTGACTTTGGCGGCTGGATGCCTAACTTCCCCAGTGCCCTCAGAAAGCCCCCTCCCAAGGAGAAAGGCCAGACCACTGAGGACATGATCCTGGAGACACTTCCTGATGTGAGCACGACAGTGAATATAATGGCTGTCCTGAGACTGCTGACCCAGGATTCTGCGGACCAAGTGAGTTTGTACATCATCAGAGCAAATGTTCTTGTGTATGGCATGATATTATTCTGGATGTCAATGTCTTACTTACACTGCTTTGCATTACCTTACGGTTACATTACGAAGGACATTTAGCAAACTGTGAGCATAGTGTTGCAGTGGACTCTTGCAGAATATTAGTGTGCTGTCATAAACGGCATGTTAAACATTGATATAAACATGTTTAATATCAACATGATATTTACGATTACAATCTTGTTACCCTGTCCGTAGTACCCTCTGGGACATTTCTCAGAAAATCTGCATGATGAAGAGGTCCCCTGCAAGCTCATTGAAGAGtttcagaaggatctgaggaaGTTGTCAGATCTCATCGAGGAGCGGAACAAGAATTTGGAGCTTCCCTACACCTATCTGAACCCCAAAAATGTGGACAACAGTGTAGCCATTTGAAAGGAGACAGAATTCTTTCTTACCGTGTTTGTATTTCTATTTATaactgttacaacagagacaccggaagcagagataaaagcagttgggtAGTTTATTGtgacaatcagcagagcaaacaggtaagtGAATGGTGATATGGAAGGTCTTGGAGATGAatgagaggtaatactgtccttttctttgtgttgcaggtgatggtggaagtAGACGTTGGAGATGGCAGacaggaacacacacacacacacacacacacacacacacacacacacacacacacacacacacacacacacacacacacacaggtaggaacacgaggagtactggagacaatggagacgaaggagatgatgaagacaggtaagtatcgctttgagagtccttgaggtaagtgtaCAACGGGGTGTATCATGAACGAGACCgggcaatgtgtgtgtgtgagtgtggggttcatatagtgtgactgatgactgtggtgatgagcttcaggtgacggtgattagaattccggtgattgagtgcgtgggtaagggagtgaggtggaacctgacgtgtctgtgacaataactttgtcaataaaaataaagaccaAAGCAAAAATAACTCAAAGTGAGATCATGGATATTTCCTTAAATAATGTGAAAGGCACTGCTTGCATTTAAGTTGTGGGTTCTGAGATAAAAGTTTTTACTACTGTGctgcagtgttaatttcgtcaaCCAAAAATTGATGAAATATGTTCGCCGACGACCTTTATTTCCACGACTAAAGCCCGGGATATGCCGCACAATTTGTGGCTGTCCCAGACGATAGATTGCCATCGTGAAACAATCATGGTGTTTTCTGTGATCGTGGCTCTGAATCGGTGGTCCTATGTAGTATAGTGAGAGAGGTTCAAAGACGGACGTTTCCCAGTCTTACAACACAAAACATACAatcattttctgacagtgtcaTAAATTCAGCATGATCATCGCACAGTGTATTTGGCTGGTCAGTAGACGTAGGTCGTATAGCAGCAATGAAAACGTGACATGAAATCAACGTGACATGGTGCTAAAACTGAAAACTGCTTACCTCAAGCTCTTTTCCCTTCTTTTGCCGcttcctttttattttcagcacaCATAAAATTACAACTGCTGAAGTGTGATTCTACATAGTGTTTTGTTTACCAGTAGCTCATGCTGAGGACGTTTTACAACACAATGCAATATTGTTGATGAGACTGCAACGTGGCTAAAAGACAAAAAACTGTGATTTcaaaagattgttgaataaaggagccaaaaatgtttttatgagcGTTCATGTTTACGGTTCCCAGATTTCCAGAATTTAAACCCCCCAATCTGAGCTTTTCTGTTAAAAGAACACATTT
The window above is part of the Chanodichthys erythropterus isolate Z2021 chromosome 3, ASM2448905v1, whole genome shotgun sequence genome. Proteins encoded here:
- the LOC137005285 gene encoding hydroperoxide isomerase ALOXE3-like; translated protein: MGFETQCMSFPCTELLLFNYAELRQKPSKENPSFLPTDSKADWKLAKIFVRNAEFAVHEVDFHLLRTHLLAEVFTVATLRNLPPPHPLYKLLFPYIRYTLQINIMARNRLISKDGVISMYAGVGGESLATLLKRATASLTYSALCLPDNISERGLENVPHYYYRDDGMKLWNIINKFVAAFLSHYYQCDAHMQKDTELQQWISEIFTNGFLGRDSSGIPSSLQTVTELVKFVTIVIFTASAQHAALNNGQFDFGGWMPNFPSALRKPPPKEKGQTTEDMILETLPDVSTTVNIMAVLRLLTQDSADQYPLGHFSENLHDEEVPCKLIEEFQKDLRKLSDLIEERNKNLELPYTYLNPKNVDNSVAI